The Gadus macrocephalus chromosome 3, ASM3116895v1 DNA segment CTTCTCTGTCTAGGTACAGACCAGCGTTCACCCTCTCTAAGTACAGACCAGCGTTCACCTTCTCTGTCTAGGCACAGACCAGCGTTCACCTTCTCTGTCTAGGTACAGCTTCCCGCTCTGGACCCCCGTCGTGTTGTCGTAGAGGTCTGACACCCGGCAGTGGTACGTCCCGGAGCTCCGTCTGTCCACGGGCAGCAGGAGGACAGACTGCCGGGCGGACGGCTGCAGCAGGGTGTAGAAGGCCGGCGCGTCTGGGCCCAGCAGGCTGCCGTTGAGGAACCACTGGAAGCGGGCGTGGCTCCCCTTGGCCACCCGGCAGAAGAACGTCACCGCGGTCACGGAGAAGTCCTCCGCCGTGATGTACTCATAGCTCAGGGTCACCGGCCCGCCCACCGGCGCTGGGAGCAGAGAGCATCATGGGAGACGTTATCTGGACTGAAGAGGCGAGGCTCACACAGGATTAGTCCAAGATGCCATCGAGGCTTCCTGTTATAATAAGACTCACGCATGTCGCCCTCTCCACTGATTCCTTCCCTCCCTGCCCTTGTGTTTCTCTGACTGTCCTCTTTCACCCTAATTGTCCTCTGCCCTCGTTAAAGTTCCCCTCCAAGTGGATTTAGAAAGCGTGTTTCCCTTCCTCCGGTTCATCTTGGTTCTTTGTATCAAGCGTCCCGGCTTCTCCTCCTGATATTTACGGTTCCCGAGTTTTCAGATTCCTTCCCTCCCGACTACGTCTTCTCCCTGCTGGATTGTATCCATGATCTATCACTGATCTACCGACTACCGACCTATCCGCTAGTAAAGACCATCCTTCCTACGCAGACTCCTGCCTCCCGAGTCGTGCGTCCTGTTCCCCTGCTGCTCCCCCAGCCGTTACCATAACGACGGGGGGCTGTGATGGATGTATGATCACATGATGGAGTCCCTCCAATGAGAGCACTGACCCACGTGTACGGCCGTCTCCGTCCCGTCCGCGACCCGCCCCCCGTTCTCGGCCCGGCAGCGCAGCCCTCGGGGCGGGGCGTCCGGGACCAGGGGCACGCTGAAGGAGGCGCTCGGACCCTGCTCGGAGGTCTGCCGGGCCAGGAGCACGGCGCCCCCCAGGAGGGAGAAGGTGATCGGGGGGGTCCCTCTGCTGGACAGGCAGGTGACCCGCACCGAGAAGGTCTGGTTCTGCTTCTCCACGGCGTAGGAGAGGTCAGGGCGGGAGGCCAACTCTGAGGGCAGAAGATCCCACAGATGTTCCCAAACCGTTTTCTGTGAGTGTCGGCCGATACCGAGTTTATACCGATACAGCGTCTAGCATTGTACCTACTGATAGCGCtggttcttattgaagggttctcttacgatgacaGTAATGTAAAGCCGGTTCACTTACTGTCAACAATTCTTTTTTTCAGAACTAAATCATTGACATTTATAATCTATAATTAGAATAATGCGTTTGTATTCTTGTAGTTAAGCGtgagcatccatgtttttccgCTTTGGCAGCTCGAACGGACGTAGGTCGGATTTGGTGCTTTTCCCGTTCTGACATTCCACCTCCGACGttaacgaacgcagcataacattGTAGTGTTTGTGatgctgtcacaccaaaattgttccgggggcgaaaattgtaccgcctatGTAATCCGCGTTCGGAAATTCCAAACGTGCCTGGCAACGGACCGTCGCGTcaaacgttgcctggcaacggacgatcgcgttgaACGATGAGTATGAAGGTTCATAAACATTCGTgaacattcgcgctcattcaTTGAGCGTCACAAGACGAAATAGCATTGAACAGATAagacttattttacaaatgacatttattagcgttgctaactttatatttgaattgtatttaattgtttaatcgcatttagctagtaaactgagtgtattaacacaagctagctagactatgatacactttaaacactcaaattactagctaaattcaatacaatacaaacataaagtaaaaacaagtgttatctgtattatgttatttcgtctttggcaacatgagcgcaaatgttttttgaaatctgcctggcaacggacaatcgcgtcgaacgatgacgtaatgtttcgaacgcggattacgtaggcggtaaaattttcgcccccggtacaattttggtgtgacaatGCCCTTTCCTGTTTCGTAAATTAGCTAGTATAGCTATTAAACTTGCGGCCTTAACGATACCCATTTTTGGCAGTATCCGAGGAATATCCGATACTGGTGTCAGTAGCGGAATAACTCAAACAACTGATGAAAACAAGTTCATGTCTCAAATTGGAATACCTTGTATCATGTTCCTGTCATTGGTTCACATGTAGGTAGGTCATGTTAATACTGAGAgacgacctctgacctttgactGTGATCATGACCTTGGGGCTGGCCGCGCAGTagacctctgacctttgactGTGATCATGACCTTTGGGCTGGCCGCGCAGTagacctctgacctttgactGTGATCATGACCTTGGGGCTGGCCGCGCGGTagacctctgacctttgactGTGATCATGACCTTAGGGCTGGCCGCGCGGTAGACCTCGGTGTCGTTGTATCGGTTGGAGGCGACACAGACGTAGCTCCCAGAGTGCTGCGGTCCAGCTCTGGGGGAGAACGGCAGGTTTTAGGTTCATATCCCGACATGAAAACCCAGCAGCTCTTTATAGGGGGGTTAGAATATGGCAGACATTCAATATCTGTCATGAAGCACTTTCATATGTTAATACAAGGAGACAGGATCACTCATTATTTAGATTTTTGTCTCTGACCTGGGGATGAGGAGGTcctggtgggtgtggtggggggcggggccaggctggggggcggggccaggctggggggtggggccgggggggggctggtcGTCCAGCAGCCAGCTGTAGGAGACGTAGTTCCCTGACGTCACGTTACAGCTCAGAACCAGACGCTCCCCCTCAAAGAACTCCTCCTCCCGGGACCGGATGGCGAGCGTGGCTCCGCCCACGGGCACTGCAGGGAGACAGCGGGCCGGTTAGCACGTTAGCACGGTGCGGCCCAGGTATCATGGAGCCGCACCCTATTGAGGAGAACTCATGTGATCCTTTGTGGTATCGTGGTTTGGGGCTAGCTATGTGATGAAGTAAAGGTTCAACATGTCTACGAGCTTCACTCTGGAGGGGGTTCATGAAGCCTCTTCAGAACACAGGTTAGAAAACCGTTTATATTGGAAGTGGGCGGATTGGTCAATAAGCCACGCCTACAGGTTTAATTGACCCAGGTAAACCTTCAGTCTGTTTTGGCTTTGGCAGAAATGGCAAAGAGGCAGAGTTAGTGTCTAACTTATCTACAAACTCATCAaaccttatatggtgttgtgttgaccaGTATGTGGAGAACAGGGAGCTGTTGTCACCCCCCCAGGAacctgaggtgggggggggggtgaccaggGAGCTGTTGTCAACCCCCCAGGACCctgaggttgggggggggggtgaccaggGAGCTGTTGTCACCCCCCCAGgaccctgaggggggggggggggggggggtgaccaggGAGCTGTTGTCACCCCCCCAGgaccctgagggggggggaccagcTGTTCTCACTCCTCACCCAGGACCTTGAGGCGATGCGGTGGGCTGACGGAGGGCTGGATCCGGGAGTTGTTCTGCACGCTGGCCACACACTCCAGGTTCCCCTCGTGGGAGGCGCGTCGGACCACCATGGGGAAGACGGCCGGGCTGCCGTCCAGGGAGGTGTAGAAAGCCAGGGCCCTGGAGCGGAGCCCCTGCCTGGGGGGCACGGAACACACGGGGGCGCTGTGCTGTCTCTCACTTTACCTTCTTTCTTTTCAGAGGATCTGATCACATGGTGTCACCTGATCACATGGTGTCACCTGGTCACATGGTGTCACCTGGTGTCCCTGATCACATGGTGTCACCTGGTCACATGTTGTCACCTGATCACATGGTGTCACCTGGTCACATGGTGTCACCTGGTCACATGGTGTCACCTGATCACATGGTGTCACCTGGTCACATGGTGTAACCTGATCACATGGTGTGGGCTCACCTGATCACATGGTGTCACCTGGTCACATGGTGTCACCTGATCACATGGTGTCACCTGATCACATGGTGTCACCTGGTCACATGGTGTCACCTGGTCACATGGTGTCACCTGGTCACATGGTGTCCCTGATCACAATGTGTGGGCTCACCTGAACAGCTGCAGGAGGAGTGGCTCTCCTGGGGGGCGGAGCACCCGACACCCAAACTCAACGACGTGTCCGTCCAGTGCTACGTCGGGTCCGTAGAGCAGCGGAGGTCTCAGAGGAGACGCATCTAGAGGGACACACGGCCAGGCGCACGTACGCACGGACACACTCACATGGGGGACAGAGatggtaaacggactgcattcaTACTGCGCTATTCTAACCAGCGGCCGCTcagagcgctttacaatactgcctcacattcacccatcccccccccgacggcggagtcagccccacagggcgacagccagctggtcagcagcagtcagggggaggcgtctcgctcagggacacctcggcactcagctaggaggagccggggatcgaaccagcgaccttctggttaccagccgacccgctctgcctcctgagccacatgtcaCATAGTTTTCAAACAACGGGAggataaagtaataaagtaaagGTCTTACTGCTCTCCAAGCTGAAGCAGAAGAAACCTGAGTGGAAAGTAAAGGTTAGAAAGAGATGACGGATAACAGCAGAACTATGACTGTGGATGTGTCATATCTCACCCAGCACGGCCACAACCATAGAAGAAAACATCTCCAACAGCAACACTGATACGTGGTGGCGTGAAGTTAAGATAATCCTTATTAATATCCACGTTAGTGTCAGCATGTGCTCGTATCTACTCAgtctaaagacacacacacactctcacacacacccacccatccacacacacacacacacacacacacacacagacacacacacacacacacacacacacacacacacacacacacacacacacacacacacacacacacacacacacacacacacacccacccatccacacacacacacacacacacacacacacacacacacacacacacacacacacacacacacacacacacacacacacacacatatgcacacatacatgcacacaaacttgTGTGCAAAATGTGTTCCAAACTGATAGTGCCCAAGCCCTGCCCCTCCTTAGCCTGCCCTCATCAACACAACAAgttctcattcaacttcaatGTAGCAATTTATCACGTACTTAAAGTAAAGAAAAACATGATAGGAATAATTAAAGGTAAACGTAATGCACACTTTACCAACTTTATCAACAAATAAAGACACACAGATTTTAAATCGATaaggtattttatttttcataaagGACACagatactgtaggcctactgctgctTTAAGAAATGTCATTTTGCTACAAAACCAAGACTTGAGTTTAAACACATTCTgataaagagggggggggggggcgaggtggtggtactggtactggtccATGGTACTGGTGCGTCTTGATGAACTGGTTGTGGTGGTTTGTGGTACTGGTCCATGGTACTGGTGCGTCTTAATGAACTGGTTGTGGTGGTTtgtggtactggtactggtccATGGTACTGGTGCGTCTTAATGAACTGGTTGTGGTGGTTTGTGGTAATGGTCCATGGTACTGGTGCGTCTTAATGAACTGGTTGTGGTGGTTtgtggtactggtactggtccATGGTACTGGTGCGTCTTGATGGACTGGTTGTGGTGGTTTGTGGTACTGGTCCATGGTACTGGTGCGTCTTAATGAACTGGTTGTGGTGGTTtgtggtactggtactggtccATGGTACTGGTGCGTCTTAATGAACTGGTTGTGGTGGTTtgtggtactggtactggtccATGGTACTGGTGCGTCTTCATGAACTGGTTGTGGTGGTTtgtggtactggtactggtccATGGTACTGGTGCGTCTTCATGAACTGGTTGTGGTGGTTtgtggtactggtactggtccATGGTACTGGTGCGTCTTCATGAACTGGTTGTGGTGGTTtgtggtactggtactggtccATGGTACTGGTGCGTCTTAATGAACTGGTTGTGGTGGTTtgtggtactggtactggtccATGGTACTGGTGCGTCTTAATGAACTGGTTGTGGTGGTTTGTGGTAATGGTACTGGTCCATGGTACTGGTGCGTCTTGATGGACTGGTTGTGGTGGTTtgtggtactggtactggtccATGGTACTGGTGCGTCTTCATGAACTGGTTGTGGTGGTTTGTGGTACTGGTCCATGGTACTGGTGCGTCTTCATGAACTGGTTGTGGTGGTTtgtggtactggtactggtccATGGTACTGGTGCGTCTTCATGAACTGGTTGTGGTGGTTtgtggtactggtactggtccATGGTACTGGTGCGTCTTCATGAACTGGTTGTGGTGGTTTGGGCATCATAGCCGACTCCAGCTCTGGTTCTCTGAGCGGTCAGAGAAGGCAAGGCTGCTGGCAGACGGGGACCTGagctggggagaggaggggatgaaTCGGATACATgtatcagatatatatatatatgtgtgtgtatgtgtgtatatgtgcgtatGACAGTGGTTGCAGGATCCAGGAACATGAATCAAAGCAGCTTACTGTGTGGTGGAGGGGCGCCGACTGTTGGCTAAGAGAGATAAAGTAACGTTAGTCTCATAGTTTTACATCAGTCCGCACTGTAGCACCGATAAACCTAAACCTAACCTCTTTTAACGTTCATCTTTTCCATGTTTtaccttattattattagtctTTTAGTAGCTGATTTATTTGAACCGAAGTGATTGAGAGTTaattcattaaggagcaggagtCTTTAGTCATCCCACCTCGTGTCGACGAGGATCAAAACCAAGAACCTTTGGGCAGGGAGTCGAACACACAACCCCAATCCTTCATTCAAACAGCATATCTACAGAGAACTCACCCCGTCGGCGGTCCCCAAGCCTCAGcatcacaaacaccccccccgcCACTAAGACCAGCAGCAGGAAGCAGCAGAACGAGATGCTGATGATCTCGATGGTGGTCAGAGCGGCCGCTGGAGGACGATAGAGGAGAAGGGTTAATGAAGGGCTGAGGCCCGAGGGCAGTGGAGAAGGGTTAATGAAGGGCTGAGGCccgagggcagaggagaagggttaatgaagggcagaggagaagggttaatgaagggctgaggcccgagggcagaggagaagggttaatgaagggcagaggagaagggttaatgaagggctgaggcccgagggcagaggagaagggttaatgaagggcagaggagaagggttaatgaagggctgaggcccgagggcagaggagaagggttaatgaagggcagaggagaagggttaatgaagggctgaggcccgagggcagaggagaagggttaatgaagggctgaggcccgagggcagaggagaagggttaatgaagggctgaggcccgagggcagtggagaagggttaatgaagggctgaggcccgagggcagaggagaagggttaatgaagggctgaggcccgagggcagaggagaagggttaatgaagggctgaggcccgagggcagtggagaagggttaatgaagggctgaggcccgagggcagaggagaagggttaatgaagggctgaggcccgagggcagaggagaagggttaatgaagggctgaggcccgagggcagaggagaagggttaatgaagggctgaggcccgagggctgaggagaagggttaatgaagggctgaggcccgagggcagtggagaagggttaatgaagggctgaggcccgagggcagaggagaagggttaatgaagggctgaggcccgagggcagaggagaagggttaatgaagggctgaggcccgagggcagaggagaagggttaatgaagggctgaggcccgagggcagaggagaagggttaatgaagggctgaggcccgagggcagaggagaagggttaatgaagggctgaggcccgagggcagtggagaagggttaatgaagggctgaggcccgagggcagaggagaagggttaatgaagggctgaggcccgagggcagaggagaagggttactgaagggctgaggcccgagggcagtggagaagggttaatgaagggctgaggcccgagggcagaggagaagggttaatgaagggctgaggcccgagggcagaggagaagggttaatgaagggctgaggcccgagggcagaggagaagggttaatgaagggctgaggcccgagggctgaggagaagggttaatgaagggctgaggcccgagggcagtggagaagggttaatgaagggctgaggcccgagggcagaggagaagggttaatgaagggctgaggcccgagggcagaggagaagggttaatgaagggctgaggcccgagggcagaggagaagggttaatgaagggctgaggcccgagggcagaggagaagggttaatgaagggctgaggcccgagggcagaggagaagggttaatgaagggctgaggcccgagggcagaggagaagggttAATGAAGGGCTGAGGCCCGAGGGCAGTGGGACCTCCTGGCTTCAGAACCTTCTGTCTGAGCATTGGGCCCaggtctctgaggggggggggggctctctctgacgggggccctctctctgacgggggggggctctctgacGGGAGGGGGCtccctctgaggggggggggccctctctctgagggggggggggggctccctctgaggggggggggggggctctctctgacgggggccctctctctgacgggggccctctctctgacgggggggggctctctgacGGGAGGGGGCtccctctgagggggggggccctctctctgacggggggacgggaggggggggtgctttctctgaggggggggccctctctctgaggggggggggggctctctctgaggggggccctctctctgaagggggggggctctctctgAAGGGGGGGTGCTCTTTCTGAGGGGGGGGCCctctctctgaggggggggcccTCTCTCTGACGGGGGGGGCCTCTCTCTGACGTGGGGGGGGctctctctgagggggggggctctctctctgagggggggggctctctctctgaggggggcccactctctgaggggggggtctctctctgaggggggggggctctctctctgaggggggggggctctctctctgaggggggcccactctctgaggggggggggctctctctgACGGGGGGGGCCTCTCtctgatggggtgggggggtgctctCTCTGACGGGGGGGGCctctctctgagggggggggggggctctctctgagggggggggggggggctctctctccccagagGAGCAGTGTACCCCCTGGCGCTGCCTCAGGGCTCCTCCCCCACTAGACCTCGGCGCTCACCTGTCAGTCTGACCAGCACGGCCGGACTCTCGAACCAGGGGGCGGAGTCATCGAAGCTGTCCCTCACCCGACAGCGGTAGGACCCGCCCCCCCCGGGGGCCACCCCGGTGAGGACGAGGGACCGCCCCCCGTCCACCAGGCCGTAGCGGGGGGCGGCGGCGTGGAGAGGAGGCGCCGGAAGGAGGTCAGCGGGGAGGCCGGCGCCGTTCAGCAGCCAGGAGAACGAGGGGAAGGTTCCCCGGCCGGGGCGGCAGTGCAGCTGGGCGGCGGCCATCTTAGAGTCTGCCCCGTAGAGatactccacctccagctcaacatggccgccgaccgggactggaggagggggaggaggaggaggagaagaagaagaagaagaagaagaagaagaagaagaagaagaagaagaagaagaagaagaagaagaagaagaagaaaaataacatgGGTGAGAAGATGGCCTGACCTTTATGCCCCTCATCATTCCTCCTACCACCAGACTCCTCCTACCACCAGACTCCTCCTACCACCAGACTCTTCCTACCACCAGACTCTTCCTACCACCAGACTCCTCCTACCACCAGACTATTCCTACCACCAGACTCCTCCTACCACCAGACTCCTCCTACCTACGACCAGAGGTTGCGTCTCGCTCCAAAGGTCCTGGATGTCGGTCTTCACCCGGCACCGGGCAGCGGCCATGTCCTGCGCAGGTTTCATGGCGACGGGGAAGGTCACCGTCATGGAGGCGGTGGCGTTGTGGGAGGCCACCTCCTGTCCGTCCAGGGAGAGGCTGAAGGACGCGGGCGGACTCCCTGTGGAGGTCCAGCAGGTCACGGCCCCCTCGTACCCCCCTGCCGCCTGGGAGAAGCTGAACGAGATCCTGGGCTGGGAGAGGAACGCTGCCGAGGGAAGGAGACGACGGGACAGTGAACCAACACTAAACCAACCGTAAACCAACAGGACAGTAAACCAACGGTAAACCAACAGTAAACCAACGGGACAGTAAACCAACGGTAAACCAACAGTAAACCAACGGGACAGTAAACCAACGGTAAACCAACGGGACAGTAAACCAACGGTAAACCAACAGTAAACCAACGGGACAGTAAACCAACGGTAAACCAACAGTAAACCAACGGGACAGTAAACCAACGGTAAACCAACGGGACAGTAAACCAACGGTAAACCAACGGGACAGTAAACCAACGGTAAACCAACAGTAAACCAATGGGACAGTAAACCAACGGTAAACCAACAGTAAACCAACGGGACAGTAAACCAACGGTAAACCAACGGGACAGTAAACCAACGGTAAACCAACAGTAAACCAACGGGACAGTAAACCAACGGTAAACCAACGGGTCAGtaaaccaatggtaaacagGACAGTAAACCAACAGGACTGTAAACCAATATTAAACCAACAGTAAACCAACAGGACCGTAAACCAACAGTAAACCAACGGGACAGTAAACAATCGGGACAGTTAACCAACGGGACAGTAACCCAACGGGACCGTAAACCAACGGGACAGTAAACCAACAGTAAACCAACGGGACAGTAAACCAATGGGACAGTAAACCAACAGGACAGTAAACCAACGGGACAGTAAACCAACAGTTAACCAACGGGACAGAAAACCAACGGCACAGTAAACCAACGGGACAGTAAAGCAACAGGACAGCAAACTAAAAGTAAACCAACAGTAAACCAACAGTAAACCAACGGGACAGTGAACCAACAAGACAGTAAACCAACAGTAAACCAACAGGACAGTGAACCAACAGGACAGTAAACCAACAGGACATCAAACCAACGGGACAGTAAACCAACAGGACAGTAAACCAACAGGACAGCAAACCAACGGGACAGTAAACCAACAGGACAGTAAACCAACGGGAAAGTAAACAAACGGGACGTAAACCAACGGGACAGTAAACCAACGGGACAGTAAACCAACAGGACAGTAAACCAACAGGACAGTAAACCGATAGTAAACCAACAGGACAGTAAACCAACAGTAAACCAACAGGAGAGTAAACCAATGGGACAGTAAACCAACAGGACAGTAAACCAATGGGAcagtaagggtgcactcacactaggccatctggctgtggccgtggccgttttcacacctaaccgtgctcaaatctgccagtggcCAGGCCAACTtcgccacttgggagaggtgtgctgctacggtacggtcCGCTaaggtacagatgctaatgagccgacacgcgcacacgcacggctacgcaacctgagctggatgacgtatagtccatgcgacgaccatggacataataaaggcgacgagcctttattattaaacggtaaacatggcgccAAGCGATGTTTACGCTTGTTTGCGTACTCGAAAAAAACAGCAGTGAGAATGGGCTCTATCtgagaacggctccaaataagcaaaagaaaaagtgtgaactgtgttctctgtgttgttgtccatcgttgttaaaactctgactggcggcagactttattatggtccatgcagcggacgcttggtgatgacgagttatgacgtgatgacgtatgtacaagagcctaccgtggccaggccacagttgcaacggccaacggccacggccagatggcctagtgtgagtgcaggccagagaacaatggNNNNNNNNNNNNNNNNNNNNNNNNNNNNNNNNNNNNNNNNNNNNNNNNNNNNNNNNNNNNNNNNNNNNNNNNNNNNNNNNNNNNNNNNNNNNNNNNNNNNTAAAaaaggttggtctgaagtagcctaattacccgtaggtgtggtttgggcgtaacgtgcaataaaccaaagagatcgccagctcccatcccctttaagagccatgagcgcatttgaatcggacgagttgatattttgacagtctgcagtctccgataagacagatgcacatgaatttcaaacttcaaatggctcagtttatggccaaataatatggcctaattcacacatggaataaggttttcttctacaacttcaaaTACTGAGTCCTATTTAATGTGGTTCtatgtttcttatcagtattgtatgcattatcgttatcgactggtgttcctaatatgcatgtgtccccccattaatatacattgccatggactgtattattcgttacgtgtttagtttgcatgtgtttaaacagatggacgcacacacgcgcgcccgcattcgcccgcctctctctctccccctctctctccccctctctctctctctctctctctctctctctctccccctctctctccccctctctctctctctctctctctctctctctctctctctctctctctctctctctctctctccctctctctctctctctctctctctctctctctctctctctctctctctctccctctctctctctctctctctctctctctctctctctctacctactcATGACCTGCACCCTGATGCTGTTGCTCGTGGTGGTGTTCTTCCCCGCGGTCACCGTGCAGTGGTACGACCCTTCCTTCGTCACCGTGATCTTGAACTCTGCCGTGAGGTTCTCCTGATGACGGGTTACCGTGGCGACCACCCGCCCGCTCATCATCAGTTGGTATGTGACGGGCGGGGGGGAGGCCGCCGCCGTGCACAGGAGCCGCGCCTTGGAGCccaggggggcggagcctggaCCGGTCAGCACCGGGGGGGCGGAGCCCGCACAGTCTGAGGAGAGgattcacacatgcatgcacgcacgcacgcacacacagacgcacgcacacacacgcacacacgcaagcactcatacatacacacacagtgacacacacacacacacacacagtgacacacacacacatgcacacacacacacacagacacacacacgcacacacacgcacgcacgcactcatacatacacacacagtgacacacacacacacacacacacacagacatacacacacacacactcatgcacacacacacacacacacacacacgcacgcactcatacatacacacacagtg contains these protein-coding regions:
- the LOC132454213 gene encoding uncharacterized protein LOC132454213, which produces MTVTFPVAMKPAQDMAAARCRVKTDIQDLWSETQPLVVVPVGGHVELEVEYLYGADSKMAAAQLHCRPGRGTFPSFSWLLNGAGLPADLLPAPPLHAAAPRYGLVDGGRSLVLTGVAPGGGGSYRCRVRDSFDDSAPWFESPAVLVRLTAAALTTIEIISISFCCFLLLVLVAGGVFVMLRLGDRRRANSRRPSTTHSGPRLPAALPSLTAQRTRAGVGYDAQTTTTSS